From Piliocolobus tephrosceles isolate RC106 chromosome 16, ASM277652v3, whole genome shotgun sequence, the proteins below share one genomic window:
- the LOC111542518 gene encoding LOW QUALITY PROTEIN: archaemetzincin-2-like (The sequence of the model RefSeq protein was modified relative to this genomic sequence to represent the inferred CDS: inserted 1 base in 1 codon; substituted 1 base at 1 genomic stop codon) gives MGTRCEWKKPVIMQIVRHSEQTLKTALISKNPVLVSQYEKLDAGEQRLMNEAFQPASDLFGPITLHSPSDWITSHPEAPQDFEQFFSDPYRKTPSPDKRSIYIQSIGSLGNTRIISEEYIKWLMGYCKAYFYGLRVKLLQSVPVSATKCSFRVSENTQNLQIHAGDILKFLKKKKPEDALCVVGITVIDLYPRDSWNFVSGQASLFVGVGIFSFARYGSDFYSMCYEGKVKKFKKTSSSDYSIFDNCYVPEITSVLLLRSCKTLTHEMGHIFGLRYCQWLACLMQGSSHLEEANRCPLNLCPTCLHKLQCAIGFSIVESYXALVRWIDDESSDTPGATPEHSREDNGNLPKPXEAFKEWKEWIVKCLAVLQK, from the exons ATGGGAACACGATGTGAATGGAAGAAACCTGTCATT ATGCAAATAGTACGGCACTCCGAACAGACACTAAAAACAGCCCTCATCTCAAAGAACCCAGTGCTTGTGTCACAGTATGAGAAATTAGATGCTGGGGAACAGCGTTTAATGAATGAAGCCTTCCAGCCAGCCAGTGATCTCTTTGGACCCATTACCTTGCATTCTCCATCAGATTGGATCACCTCCCACCCTGAGGCCCCCCAAGACTTCGAACAGTTCTTCAGTGATCCTTACAGAAAGACACCCTCTCCAGACAAACGCAGCATTTATATACAGTCCATTG GCTCTCTAGGAAACACCAGAATTATCAGTGAAGAATATATTAAATGGCTCATGGGCTACTGTAAAGCATATTTCTATGGCTTGAGAGTAAAACTCCTACAATCAGTTCCTGTTTCCGCAACAAAGTGTTCCTTTAGAGTCAGTGAGAACACACAAAACCTACAAATTCATGCAG ggGACATCCTGAagttcttgaaaaagaagaaacctgAAGATGCCTTGTGTGTTGTGGGAATAACAGTGATTGATCTTTACCCAAGAGACTCGTGGAATTTTGTCTCTGGACAGGCCT CTCTTTTTGTAGGTGTGGGGATATTCAGCTTTGCCAGGTATGGCAGTGATTTTTATAGCATGTGCTATGAAGGCAAAGTGAAGAAGTTCAAGAAAACATCTTCAAGTGACTATTCAATTTTCGACAACTGTTATGTTCCAGAAATAACTAGTGTTTTACTACTTCGATCCTGTAAG ACTTTAACCCATGAGATGGGACACATATTTGGACTGCGATACTGCCAGTGGCTGGCATGCCTAATGCAAGGCTCCAGCCACTTGGAAGAAGCTAACCGGTGCCCTCTGAACCTTTGTCCTACCTGTTTGCACAAGTTGCAGTGTGCTATTGGCTTCAGCATTGTAGAAAGTTATTAA gCACTGGTGAGGTGGATTGATGACGAATCTTCTGACACACCTGGAGCAACTCCAGAGCACAGTCGTGAGGATAATGGGAATTTACCGAAAC TGGAAGCctttaaggaatggaaagagtGGATAGTAAAATGCCTGGCTGTTCTCCAAAAATAA